TTTGGACTATACCTGTCCCATGGATCCTGAGATTGTGCAAAAAGGACCGGGTACTTGTCCGATTTGCGGTATGGCTTTAGAGCCGATGCAACCGAGCCTAGATGACGCACCAAATCCAGAACTTATCGATTTTAGTCATCGTTTTTGGATGACCTTACCCCTGACTTTGTTGGTCTTTGTCTTGGCCATGGGTTCACATATTCATGCCTTTATTCCGCAGCATATTCAGCCGTGGATTGAGTTAGTGTTGACCCTTCCTGTGGTGTTATGGGCAGGAAAACCCTTGATTGAGCGCTGTTTTAGCTCCTATCGAACGCGCAATTTAAATATGTGGAGTTTGATTGGCGTCGGTATATTGGCGGCCTTTATTTACAGTGTATTTGCTACCTTGTTTCCATCGCTCATTCCCATGCAAGCCAAAACAGGGCATGGTGCTGCGGTGTATTATGAAGCGGCATGTATGATTGTGTCGTTAAGTCTGCTCGGTCAAATGATGGAGCTTAAAGCGCGCGCAAAAACCGCTGACTCTTTAAAGGCGTTACTTCGACTACAACCGACGACAGCAAAACGTATAGAGCAGGGTCAAATTGCTGAGGTTGAGATTAGTGATATCCAGCAAGGAGATATTTTGCAGATTTCATCAGGTGAACAAATTCCCTTAGATGGTGTCGTGGTGGAAGGCAACACTTATATTGATGAAGCTATGATGACGGGAGAGCCATTGCCTGTTAAAAAGCAAGTCGATGATTCAGTCATTGGGGGCACGGTCAATCAGCAAGGTAGTATTCGCATTCAAACCACAGCAACCGCGCAAAACACAACTTTGGCAAAAATGATTCAAACCGTTGCCGATGCGCAGCGTTCCAAAGCCCCCTTGCAGCGCATGGCAGATGTAGTCGCAAAATACTTTGTGGTCATGGTCTTGGCAATTAGTCTCTTGACTTTTATTGCTTGGATGACGATTGGCAATGCGAATGTTGATTTGGCGCTCATGTGCGCCGTGGCAGTGTTGATTATTGCATGTCCTTGTGCGTTGGGTCTTGCGACGCCAATGTCGGTCATGGCAACCACAGGACGCGCTGCGCAAAAAGGCATCTTGTTTAAAGATGCAGAAGCGATTGAAGCACTGAGTAAAGTCGATACTTTGATTGTTGATAAAACAGGGACTTTAACTGAAGGTCAACCGAGTGTTAAAGAAATTAAAGTATTGTCAAATCAGTTGAGTCAGCAACAAGCAGAAACTTGGATTGCATCGATTGAACAGTATTCAAGCCATCCTATTGCAAAAAAATTGGCGAAATTGGTGAGTTCGGATCAATATGAACCGATGCAAAATTTTGAGGATGTGTCGGGTTTTGGGGTAAAAGCACAATCGGGTGAGCAATGGTTATATATTGGCAGTCAAAAGCTGATGGAACAACTGGGTATTTCGATTGATGTAGCGCTGATGCAACAACTTGATGCAGAGCGGAAAACGGGTAATGTAATTAGTTTTTTAAGTAATGAACAGGAGTTACTGGCTTATATTTCGATTCATGATGCAATTAAATACAATGCGCATCAAGTGGTGGACAGGCTTATTGCACAAGGCATAGAGGTGGTCATGGCAACAGGCGACCATGCTGATAATGCGCAACTCGTGGCAGATGAAATAGGAATCAAACAAGTCTATGCCAATTGCACACCGCAAGAAAAATTAAACATTGTGAAAAAATATCAAGCCATGGGTAAAGTGGTAGTGATGGCTGGAGACGGTATTAACGATGCACCCGCCTTGGCACAAGCCAATATTGGAATTGCAATGGGGAATGGTACGGATATCGCTAAGCAAACCGCGCAAGTGACTCTGGTCAAAGGTGATGTACGCGGTGTTGCCGATGCTATCTCTATGGCAAGACTAGGTGTGCAAAACATGAAACAAAATCTAGGCTTTTCATTTTTATATAATGGCTTAGGTGTGCCTGTTGCCGCAGGTATTTTCTACCCATTAACGGGGCTGCTGCTTACCCCAATGATTGCGGCAATCGCGATGTCCCTCAGCTCACTCTCTGTGGTGCTTAACGCATTACGTTTAAGTAAATCCTAAGCCCGTTTATGACTGAGGATTAGAATTAGGTTTGCGTAGCTATCTAAATAAGATCAGCAAACATTGTTCTCAGTATGGTCCAAGAAACAAGCAGCATTAAGCTGCTTGTTTCTTGTCAGTATGTTATTCGATGAATGGTTTTTGGATTTAAATATAAATGTATCAGTGTATTAGAAAGGATTTATAAAATAGAAAGTCTAATTTCGCATTTAGTGCTACGTTCATAAGAGCGCGAGTCAATGGCACTCAAGGTGCCATCACTTATGGTTGACTCTATAATGACAATAAAAGAACCCGAAAAAAGGACGATACATATGGACATGGCGCAGCGTAGAAAAATGATCATGAAACAAGATAAATATATCGAAAAGACAAAAGACTCATTCGATACATGCTTTGGCACTAAGCCGATTTTGACCATTTTAATATTGAGCACGGGATTGAATTTGAGCATTGCTACGTCCCACGCTGCACCGGCAGCAAAGCTTGATTTGAGTCTTTCAGCACATTCAACGGCAAAGATTAAAACGCTGTTGAATAACCCCAAGACTTGGCAACAGATTCCCCCCAAAGTGGTGCTTTGTATTTATTCTCCCAGCGGGGCAAGTGGTGAAGCTTTTGAACAAGCCACAAGTTATATCAGTGAGTTGCCTAGAATTTCACAAGTGGCTAAAAGTTTTGGCGTGAATATGAATGTCAGCCGACCGTCAAAATTACAGATGCAGATTGATTTGGATTATCCGAAGCTCAAGCAAAAAGCCAGTACTGCCTTACATCTTAAAGTGTACACAGATGAACGTGTATTGACAGAGGATTTTAGAAGTAAAAAATGTGATGGTGCAGGCATTAGTAATTTGAGAGCGAAG
This genomic window from Acinetobacter sp. TGL-Y2 contains:
- a CDS encoding heavy metal translocating P-type ATPase — translated: MSDLKQSSCCSNPEKKLAQSYIDPVCGMTVTDASKPHTLYADQTYYFCCQGCLTKFTAAPEQYLKLEESEHTQPTKKSSCCAPPVSVQSAKSCCGSSAPSKSEHTEIDPVCGMSVETSTPLKTEYKDKSYYFCNPSCLTKFEADAEFYLIPADQRPVPEGAADLDYTCPMDPEIVQKGPGTCPICGMALEPMQPSLDDAPNPELIDFSHRFWMTLPLTLLVFVLAMGSHIHAFIPQHIQPWIELVLTLPVVLWAGKPLIERCFSSYRTRNLNMWSLIGVGILAAFIYSVFATLFPSLIPMQAKTGHGAAVYYEAACMIVSLSLLGQMMELKARAKTADSLKALLRLQPTTAKRIEQGQIAEVEISDIQQGDILQISSGEQIPLDGVVVEGNTYIDEAMMTGEPLPVKKQVDDSVIGGTVNQQGSIRIQTTATAQNTTLAKMIQTVADAQRSKAPLQRMADVVAKYFVVMVLAISLLTFIAWMTIGNANVDLALMCAVAVLIIACPCALGLATPMSVMATTGRAAQKGILFKDAEAIEALSKVDTLIVDKTGTLTEGQPSVKEIKVLSNQLSQQQAETWIASIEQYSSHPIAKKLAKLVSSDQYEPMQNFEDVSGFGVKAQSGEQWLYIGSQKLMEQLGISIDVALMQQLDAERKTGNVISFLSNEQELLAYISIHDAIKYNAHQVVDRLIAQGIEVVMATGDHADNAQLVADEIGIKQVYANCTPQEKLNIVKKYQAMGKVVVMAGDGINDAPALAQANIGIAMGNGTDIAKQTAQVTLVKGDVRGVADAISMARLGVQNMKQNLGFSFLYNGLGVPVAAGIFYPLTGLLLTPMIAAIAMSLSSLSVVLNALRLSKS